In Cytobacillus oceanisediminis, the following proteins share a genomic window:
- a CDS encoding CGCGG family putative rSAM-modified RiPP protein: MEKNWSISLEHGNYASDLELLINDAIAAVSQTAKGYYVNIVTPAELGNPDNYLTEALLIYFGNKVDPQFIDQCGCGGYVLRVWKIK, encoded by the coding sequence ATGGAAAAGAACTGGTCTATTTCACTTGAGCATGGTAATTACGCTAGTGATTTGGAGCTTCTGATCAACGATGCGATTGCGGCAGTAAGCCAGACAGCTAAAGGATATTATGTCAATATAGTCACACCAGCTGAGTTAGGTAATCCCGATAACTATCTAACTGAAGCACTGCTCATATACTTCGGAAATAAAGTGGACCCTCAATTTATCGATCAATGCGGATGCGGGGGGTATGTTTTGAGGGTATGGAAAATCAAGTGA